AAAATTCACTGACAGAAGACATGGACCACAGCTGCAGCCAATATGACTAGTTTAACCAATCCGAACTTCAAATGCCTACAATGGAATGTCAGAGGCCTGATAAAAGCAAAACTAGAAGAGTTTCGAAATTTTTTGTCCTTGGTTAACCCAGAAGTTGCCCTACTAAGCGAAACCCACTGGAACAGTGGATTTGCTCCTAAGTTTAAACACCACCACATCCTCAAGAAGGACCGCCTCAACAGATTGGGGGGAGGTGTGGCCATCCTTATCCGTAAAACACTGCACTTCACACCTATTCATCTACACACACGGGACACCGTTGAAGCTATCGATGCCAGCGTTATCtgcacaaacaaaaaacaaattgactTCATATCAACGTACGTCCCCAAAGGTGACTGCAAGATGGAAGATATAGAAGACCTACTGAACAGGACCAATGACTTCGTGATCGGTGGAGACTTCAACGGCCATCACTCCTTATGGGAAACCGATACCAACGAAAATAAAGCAGGAAGATCCATCAACGAAGCGCTAGCAAACAGCGACAACGCATGCCTGATAACCCCAGTTAACCTCAACACCCGCATAGACCCCGCCACTGGAAAATCGACAACGATCGACTTGACGTTCACATCACCAGCGCTAGTCACGTCCGCAACAACCATCCCAGGACCCTATATGGGCAGCGACCACCTACCGATAATCACCACCATTAACGCCGCGCCCAGCCGAAGTTCAAACCGCCCCGTAACATGTATAATAGACGAGGACAAGTGGCCCCCATGGAACCAACATATGGACGGGCTCCTCGCTAAACATAATTTCACCACAATTACTGACCCAGAAACGGCTTTTAAAACGCTCATGGATAGCCTCGAGGAAAGCAACGCTAAATACTTCAAAAAAACTGACCCAACAAGGCAACCGGAGGCATGCAAGGACCCAGCGCGACCATGGTGGAATGAAGCATGCAAGAATTTCGTAAAAGCCGCCCGAAGAGCCTTCAGAGAATGGAGAGAATCCCCCCTATCCCTCAGCAAACgcgaaaaatggaaaaaagccGAAGCAGAGAAAAGAAGATCAATAATAAAAGCGAAAAAAGAAGCGTGGAACACCTTTGTCTCCAGCCTGGGCCCCAACGACAAGCCGAAGATGTGGGCATTCGTCAAAAACATGGCAGGCAAGGGCTCAGATTCATTCGCGGATGGCTGCGCTATCATTCTAAACGATACCGTGTACAGCACCCTCCAGGAGAAATCCTAGCTGTTCCTAGAGAACTTCAACAATATCCACCCGAAGAATATCCCCACTAATAGGATCTTCGAGGCCACGATCAGCAACACGATCAACTCACAAAGCCCCAACATACTCAACGACCAGATTACACCAGAGGAGGTCGAGAGAGCCATACCGAAATCCAGAAGCAACGCAACAGGCCTGGACAAGGACCTCATTCAAAATAAGATACTACAGAACCTAAGCAGTGCCAACAAAGCCCACCTCCTACACCTCTTTAATACACTACTATCAAACAAGTTTGTTCCAGCACAATGGAAAACAGCAGTAGTGATTCCCCTCGTCAAACAAGGTAAACCAACTGAAGACCCGAACTCCTACAGACCAGTGTCACTAACTTCATGCCTGGGCAAGACCTTTGAAAAAATCCTATCCAACCGACTTCACTGGTATCTGGAGACCAAGTGCGCCATCAATGTCACCCAGGCAGGATTCAGGAGAGGGTGTAGCACGGCGGACCACATTGCCCAACTAGATAGCGACGTCAAGCTCAGCTTCAACATGAAACAATGCACTGTAGCAACGTTCCTGGACATTAAAAAGGCCTATGACACAGTTTGGATACAGGGACTGATCTACAAGATGGCAAAGATTGGGGTCTCAGGACCCTTCCTAGGCTGGATCCAAGAATTCCTGTCCGGGAGGAGTATGTGCGTCAGAATAGGAAACAATACGTCCCAAACCAGGTCTGTGGAAAATGGAGTACCCCAAGGGGCTGCCCTCAACCCAATCCTATTCAACATCATGCTGATCGACTTTCCTTCATCCACGCCTGAGACAAGAATCCTACTCTACGCGGATGATGTCACACTATACACCCAAGCCAGACGCCCAAAGGATGCAGAATTAACACTTCAACCGGTGCTCGACCGCGTTTACCGGTGGGGTCAGAagtggaaattcacattcGCTCCCGAAAAATGCGCGATGATGGTGTTCACAAGAGCCTAAAAGAGACGGAAATACCTGGTGCGACTCCAAGCTAAGCCGCACATCAACTACGTGGCTAACCgtgtaaaaaaacaagaccCTATGTATGCAATAGCCTGGTCCGCAGCGTCACGGACTACggaaatataagaaaaaaatcgtgCGTCATTGGCAGAACGATTCTAAGAACCATCCTGGGGACAAGACAGTCTACGCCGATCGAGATTTTAtatggggagaaaaaaaaaaaaccccacaaaaaaaaaaaaatttgcccccaaaaaaaaaaaaaaggtaaaaaaaaaaaaaaaaaaaaaaaaaaaaaaaaaccccaaaaaaaaaaaaaacaaaaacaaaaaagtggaAGCCCAGAAGCCCACCCCGGCCATAATCAGAGGGCACTTGGAAAGCAAAGGGATCACCTTATTCCCACCCCAATCCGAGGTACCATCCGAGTACAAACACCCACCTCCCAGTAGACCTCCACCTGGCAGAACCGCTTGGTTTCCCTTGAGCAAAAAGACGGCATTAACATGCAGAGCTAAAACAGTAACTACATTCGCCGCCCTCAACCAGGGAATTCCGGAATCCACAATAAGGGTCTACACTGATGGCTCCAAATCGATGGACACGGACCCGACGACAACGGCCTGCGCTGTCTACTCCCCGactttgaattttgaaaacgcCTGGACGCTAACCGCAGGCACCAGTGTCTTCTCGGCAGAGCTAATCGCAATCGCCCAAGCGCTAAAACATATCTACAACCTAGACGATCACCCCCTCGAAGTGATGATTTTCAGCGATTCCAGCTCAGCAATAAAAACCATAATGTCAGCAACCCAGACCAACAACGAGGCGGTGAGCGACGCACGTGAGACGATAGCTAGCCTCAAATCGAGCGGAACAGCGACCTCCATAGTATGGATTCCGAGCCATACATGGATAGAGGGGAATGAAAAGGCAGACAGACTGGCCGCAACAGAATGCACCaaacaaaatggaaacaaGATCGCAAACAATCTTTCAGCCGAGGAAATAATATCCCTCACCAAAGCTAACTGGAGAGACGACCTTCTCTCCACCCTACGACAGTGCCAGAAAAAATGCATCCAAGTAAGAACAAGGTTAGGCGTCATCAAATGGCACCAACACAACAACAGGAAAATATCAACATGCCTGCATAGACTTAGAGCTGGCCACCACTATCTGAACTCGTTCAGGTACAGAATCGATCAAGAATCCGACCCCAGCTGCCGACACGGGTTTGAAGCAACAGAAAACAGTCAACACCTTCTGCTCACGTGTCCAAAACACGAAAACCACAGAACGAGACTACGCTTATTTCTATCGGGAAACCACCTCCCGTTCGAGGAGGACACGATCCTTGGTCTAAATCTCGC
This sequence is a window from Daphnia magna isolate NIES linkage group LG7, ASM2063170v1.1, whole genome shotgun sequence. Protein-coding genes within it:
- the LOC116927486 gene encoding uncharacterized protein LOC116927486, with the translated sequence MTSLTNPNFKCLQWNVRGLIKAKLEEFRNFLSLVNPEVALLSETHWNSGFAPKFKHHHILKKDRLNRLGGGVAILIRKTLHFTPIHLHTRDTVEAIDASVICTNKKQIDFISTYVPKGDCKMEDIEDLLNRTNDFVIGGDFNGHHSLWETDTNENKAGRSINEALANSDNACLITPVNLNTRIDPATGKSTTIDLTFTSPALVTSATTIPGPYMGSDHLPIITTINAAPSRSSNRPVTCIIDEDKWPPWNQHMDGLLAKHNFTTITDPETAFKTLMDSLEESNAKYFKKTDPTRQPEACKDPARPWWNEACKNFVKAARRAFREWRESPLSLSKREKWKKAEAEKRRSIIKAKKEAWNTFVSSLGPNDKPKMWAFVKNMAGKGSDSFADGCAIILNDTVYSTLQEKS
- the LOC123474319 gene encoding uncharacterized protein LOC123474319 → MDTDPTTTACAVYSPTLNFENAWTLTAGTSVFSAELIAIAQALKHIYNLDDHPLEVMIFSDSSSAIKTIMSATQTNNEAVSDARETIASLKSSGTATSIVWIPSHTWIEGNEKADRLAATECTKQNGNKIANNLSAEEIISLTKANWRDDLLSTLRQCQKKCIQVRTRLGVIKWHQHNNRKISTCLHRLRAGHHYLNSFRYRIDQESDPSCRHGFEATENSQHLLLTCPKHENHRTRLRLFLSGNHLPFEEDTILGLNLAIDPRTQFKIRNLLANFLVQSGVINSI